In Brassica napus cultivar Da-Ae chromosome A3, Da-Ae, whole genome shotgun sequence, the sequence GGTTTAAGAAATGGTGAACAATCCATGATATCTTGTGCATACAAAAGCTATAGTTGTATACAAAAATAGTCACCTAAAAAATTTCATCCACTATCCGGAATTGTTCTAATCATGAAAAGTCGAGGTTTTGCTTTTGTTAAAGAAAATGAACTTTAACTTTGTTGATTTTATTTACATCTATTCTTTAGTTTCTGTtactacaaatatttttattattttcagattCAAATTGACCAACCGACGGCATATATATTGTcagtttcaaatatatatgaatagCATACAATGAGGaagaacaaaacataaaaataaatagaaacgAAAAAAGAGGTGTAATATGACGCAAAAAACCACAACGTACAATCGTTCTCAACGGCATCATTCAGAGAAAGCAAGGGACCCATGCAATCCACGTAACGGGGACATGCATAGTCTCTCCGTAATCAAATGTTATTCTATATTCATAAAATCTAATCGAATATTTTATACGTTCATTTTTAATGGCAGAACGAAAAAGACATCACCGGCTCGCATCTTCCATACATTCACGCCACCGCCCTAATTTGCGCGCTGACTCTTATTCTTTCCGTGTTATGTTTTTAGGTAatgtataaaacacacacactTTTACGATTTTACCTGAAAGAAGGTACAATAAGAATATAAGACTACATCTACTTTTTTTTCAGAACTAATAAGATTACATCTTTCTCAAAAATATGTACAAGATTACACATCTATGTATATAtgactataattttttatcactATATACGTCGTAACACCATGCAAAAAGCCGTTGTGCTTGTTAGATATCCCTTTCTTTTATCCTACCCTCCATCATAACCGCCATTTATATCGTTAAACCAAAATGTTACATCAAGTGGTATCGAATAATACTAGGGATTATTTCCATAGATTTTCTAATTGAAACCAAGGTTTAGTTTGCTCCAACATTAGCTTCATCGTTTTTTCTAGTTGTGTCATTTCAATATATAATGTCATTTCTTACTTATCTTTCATCAGAAATCGtgatgttttgtttgttttaatctTGATGTTGTACTAAATAGTATCGGGGAGTACGTTCACACTACTATTTAAACCAAAGTTCAATTTGTTTTTCTCCTATATTACTTTCCTCATTTTTATTCCTTACTAAGAatattaattatcatattttttattccGCGACATGATACATATTATTGTACAGAGGACATGCATTCGTAATTTGTAAAcaaatatcatataatataagGTATAATTTGACTTCCAAACATAATGGGGAACTAAATAATGCATAATTTAatcataaatgattttattttgttttctcttttgacTAGTATTGATAGACGTTGTTATATAATTGGTGTTTGGTCAagttagtcaaaaaaaaattcttgggaaaagaaaattttaaaaatgaaaatttaaaagaaagaaagcaaGAACCCTGCTTTCTTCCACCTCCTCTCCTTTCATTTATGTTATAACCTTTTCCTTTTGCGTAAGCTTTTAAGATTCGTTGGTAATTACTTAATGACTCAATTACCATTACACGTTTTGTTCTGTTTCATGTGATTGCTCGTTCTGCAGTGGCATGCCTACCGACAATTTTAAGTCTTTTCAGGGGCTTAATAGTAAtctatttgaaagaaaaatctgaaaaaGTCCTGTCTCGCGTTATGCAAACCCTAGTCTGAATTCACCATATATGCCCATTCTCTCCGGATGCAGCTAGCACAAAGGGTGCTTTGGTAAATTCATACCTCGTGACCATCTTGCATACAACTTTTGGTTTTGCTTTATTAATGAAATTCACGAGTATGAAAGTTTGAGAACCTCTTTTCTTCTgttcttttttcattttatctcaagcttattcttcttcttcttcttcttaattaCTTAGatctctctcttgtttcatctttctttgctttctgtTATCTGGCGGCTCTGACCAGCTCTCGAGTTGTTTCGTTTCTGGTTAATGGATACTGAACCCTCTTGGGATCTTGGGGGGgtggtaaattttttttctaaattgcaTGGCAACATCAAATGACCAAACCAATACCAAATCATCATATTCTcacactcttcttcttttcctcaTATTCTTATCTTTCATTCTCTTCATTGGCCTTACAATCCCAATGAATCATCATCAATCCACATCTACGGTTGTTCTCTTCAAGAGGGTTCTTCTTAAATCTTCGGCTCCAGCTTCATCCACGATGGATCTGCGTCCAAAGAATCACCCACGACCCAGCCGCACTTCTAGAAAGAGAGAGTTTGGAAATGATGCTCATGAAGTTCCTAGTGGTCCAAACCCTATTTCCAACTAGGTGAGTTGGCATATCTGGTTTTACCCCTGAGTTTAAAAGATAAGTTATTATAGATCAATATTATGTTATTATATATGGGAGAAGCCTCTGATCGAtggagattagagaagaacttAATTGTTATGgatttagtatatattttttaatggatCAGTTTGGTACCGTTCATTTCCTTCCTAATATTTGTTCGTTTTGAAATTGCTTCCTCCAGCTTTTAAGTTTTGAAGTTAGAGTTGTAAAGAAGATGCTATTATTCGTTAATCATTCACATGTTTATGTAGCCACCTTTATACACTACTGCTATGTTTTTCCTTCACAAATTTATTGGGGGCATATAGAAGCCTTTATCATTAGATTTTTCTAATAatagtttaattattataaagGTTAGATCATGAACAGAAAGACTCTATTTGTAACAATAGTCGATGAAAATGAAGATCTCGAGGCATGATCCCAAACAATTGTTAGATCTCTTTACTCCTGGCAAAACTGTCTCCTTTTCTGAATAtagttttgaaaagaaaatgtaaaacaGCTATATTCGATATCAATTATCTAAAGCAATTTTCTTCCCAAACAGTGAATGTAGTAATAAGTCATTAACgaaaaagataataataaattaGGTTACTATGGACCCTCCGTTATGGCGATATTCAAACCCAACCATAGGATATACGACTAGAGACATAAGTGATGAGAAGACCCATTATCTTTCCATGAATTGTGCTTGTGtttactataaaataaaatacatcaCAAAAATGTGGATCAGCTTTTTCTTTCGTTAGGTTTGACGACAAGAAACTGTagaagaaactaaattattagtGAAGAATCGTCCATACATAGCTTTTTGTCTTCTCAACTAAAGCACACTGCCCTAGACAAAAAAAGCTGAATAACAAAAAAACgatgatttgataattataatcGTATCATCTCCTCGTTGTTGAATTATATGCCATCAATCATTTGCTTTATGATGTTCCACTTTTCTTCTCTTTCCATTTTGATTCTgtgtatattattataatagcatttataattatttatataaaaataaaataaagacaaaGTTGTATGTCCGCAAAGataaataatgaaaac encodes:
- the LOC106361795 gene encoding CLAVATA3/ESR (CLE)-related protein 41-like; its protein translation is MATSNDQTNTKSSYSHTLLLFLIFLSFILFIGLTIPMNHHQSTSTVVLFKRVLLKSSAPASSTMDLRPKNHPRPSRTSRKREFGNDAHEVPSGPNPISN